From the genome of Geobacter sp. SVR, one region includes:
- the radC gene encoding DNA repair protein RadC → MNLDLFGEPAAPTTKRIFIKAIEARYRNEVVRDDAPQWVSMRFTQPQQVFEMFRDLRLETKEHFIVLHLDGKNRIVCFDRVSIGSLNQAIVHSREVFKTACLSNAAAVLLVHNHPTGDPTPSQEDIAITRRLKESGEILGIKVLDHIIVGDDEFLSFVERGLL, encoded by the coding sequence ATGAATCTCGATCTCTTCGGAGAACCAGCAGCACCGACAACAAAAAGAATCTTCATAAAAGCAATCGAAGCCCGTTATCGCAACGAGGTTGTCAGAGACGACGCCCCACAGTGGGTATCAATGCGGTTTACGCAACCCCAGCAGGTATTCGAGATGTTCCGGGATCTCCGTCTGGAGACGAAGGAGCACTTCATAGTTCTGCATCTGGACGGCAAAAACCGGATCGTCTGCTTTGATCGAGTATCGATTGGATCGCTCAACCAGGCCATTGTCCATAGCCGCGAGGTCTTCAAAACGGCATGCCTCTCGAATGCGGCGGCCGTGCTCCTCGTGCATAATCATCCTACAGGTGACCCGACACCCAGCCAGGAAGATATCGCCATCACCAGACGTCTCAAGGAAAGTGGCGAAATCCTCGGCATCAAGGTGCTTGATCACATCATAGTCGGTGATGACGAGTTCCTGAGTTTTGTTGAAAGGGGACTCTTGTAA
- a CDS encoding CHC2 zinc finger domain-containing protein, whose translation MTVKTVISAAKEFGVPERYAIMRRLSFLQPQIKHLEREIWGAQRRIERSSDPLVKALTESFIRDQEKELRPLKREATALLNHVNGKETVQAPGGITPEMIDQARQYPITSIIEFSKGRYRCCPFHKDRNPSMALYDNHVHCFVCNRSWDSISATMELDGVNFREAVLALQ comes from the coding sequence ATGACTGTGAAAACCGTCATCTCTGCAGCGAAGGAATTCGGCGTACCGGAACGCTATGCGATCATGCGCCGACTTTCATTCCTGCAACCGCAAATCAAACATCTGGAACGTGAAATCTGGGGAGCCCAACGGCGGATCGAGCGAAGTTCTGATCCGCTGGTCAAAGCCCTGACTGAATCCTTCATCAGAGACCAGGAAAAGGAGCTGCGCCCCCTGAAACGGGAGGCAACAGCGCTTCTCAACCATGTCAATGGCAAGGAGACGGTGCAGGCACCCGGCGGAATAACCCCGGAGATGATCGACCAAGCCCGTCAGTATCCCATCACCAGCATCATCGAATTTTCCAAAGGGCGGTATCGATGCTGTCCGTTTCACAAGGACCGCAATCCGTCCATGGCGCTTTACGATAACCATGTCCATTGCTTTGTCTGCAACCGGTCATGGGATTCGATCAGCGCCACGATGGAACTTGATGGTGTGAACTTCCGGGAGGCTGTACTGGCGCTCCAGTAA
- a CDS encoding DUF6094 domain-containing protein gives MISIPLRVGGFNLLPERRGCYLRLPPFIKETGMELTTTINSSFSRTRGNELNKGYYPTFPSDVQTVLRILEPSFGWKSRRYNALKTISVLDPCAGEGEFLTTVTRWLKRRYAASNGSPHEILSYAVELDAGRFARIHGTTQKLNSSFFDVELSGKFNLILLNPPYNKAAGNELVTWLEKTAPLLAYEGVMVLIIPEYELKGRLLDIIQGTFPFAYAFQSEEYARFKQVVVFLAKNQDNSSDLYHQYSRFQSWPATNLGEGAVRGKYTVQSKSQTLSLGGSNGSNRPLMTARDLTEFYRDCEDRLDKAAVMVLDRQYPSSYDTSIQPISTLRTAHAVQLAAMNSQIESVTINGDFFLAKFMVITKTETFKDPENNCETMVCKPTVEAFLMDRHGYVKPAREHGFDYYELNSRLSSVLLQKLSRLYQPLHEIGQDETYLVDELKGIGLLPPQREAVKAVIKAYRSGRRGIGIRANTGTGKTWMAKAVKYLTEAKRTVMVSEPQLIPQLAKEYANEGFNVHVIDSWEALKELSATRPHGLYLIAYTRLRMHPKYRLCIKSRKTIVKKDGHSSVEYTEVCPSCRSPLSEKIRKGDKPKCSYCGEPLFTYIPENDRPVMTYRRWISEIENNGTATEARTHNKQLPYIRLLKRIPFDLAIFDEAHNAANLMSNQGTAFIRLAATSKKVLALTATVTNGMAKSIYNILWGLNPMQMRSAGWEMKSATDFQTKYGAFKTVRKTDEKNRHRESERVTTYDTAGISPAALIFTIPNFVNVDSDDFDDLPPVEREVIKCQSHALVETCHRSIENIIDKADLPPEDLLAAAAVRNAALLRVSDTFRHYNDELKLRDIPLGTLHRLSLPDGELLLEKEEKLIGIAQGVIDRGERLLVYTGNTQKIDMRPVLKRILRDNVQGASIEILPDSVAPEKLVGWFEQVTAQVVVVSFHRVATGLNLSQFNNLVWYDYTSNTRLAEQGDGRIRRVNTADIHRAQFGEVRPVRYWYLTSSEVQALQLAYTLEKRMVAKLAEGETPDIDPAECSSSQSFSSLMTKALKEGNFNYTDPSSLLKKMTQHENARVRGDNKAMTPIKNNIIQLPVTRPEPAPTPPSISVIHCEGGREVSRDLPFGMYQTLLDSGALEFTLFGVYLRSPPPLRKRA, from the coding sequence ATAATTTCTATCCCTCTGCGGGTAGGCGGTTTTAACCTCCTCCCTGAACGGCGAGGGTGTTATCTCCGCCTGCCCCCTTTTATCAAGGAGACAGGCATGGAACTTACCACTACCATCAACAGTTCGTTTTCCCGCACCCGGGGGAATGAACTGAACAAGGGATACTACCCGACCTTTCCATCCGACGTTCAGACGGTTCTCCGCATTCTGGAACCGTCATTCGGTTGGAAAAGCCGGCGCTACAATGCCCTGAAAACCATCTCCGTCCTTGACCCCTGCGCGGGTGAAGGCGAATTCCTGACCACAGTGACCCGCTGGCTCAAGCGACGCTATGCCGCCTCCAACGGTTCACCTCACGAAATCCTCTCCTATGCCGTTGAACTTGACGCCGGCAGGTTCGCCAGGATTCACGGAACAACCCAGAAGCTCAACTCGTCGTTCTTCGACGTAGAGCTTTCCGGCAAGTTCAACCTGATCCTACTGAATCCTCCCTACAACAAGGCCGCCGGCAACGAACTCGTCACCTGGTTGGAAAAGACAGCACCTCTGCTGGCGTACGAAGGAGTGATGGTTCTCATCATTCCCGAGTATGAGCTGAAAGGGAGACTGCTGGACATCATCCAGGGGACGTTTCCGTTTGCCTACGCTTTCCAGAGCGAGGAATACGCCCGCTTCAAGCAGGTGGTCGTGTTTCTGGCAAAGAACCAGGACAACAGCAGCGATCTTTATCATCAATATTCACGTTTTCAGAGTTGGCCCGCTACCAATCTGGGAGAAGGAGCTGTCCGGGGGAAGTATACCGTGCAGAGCAAAAGCCAGACTCTTTCTCTTGGCGGCAGTAATGGCAGCAACCGCCCGCTCATGACGGCCCGCGACCTCACGGAGTTCTACCGGGACTGCGAGGACCGGCTCGACAAGGCGGCAGTCATGGTGCTTGATCGGCAGTATCCGTCGTCCTACGACACCAGCATCCAGCCCATCTCAACTCTGCGAACGGCGCATGCCGTACAACTTGCTGCCATGAACAGTCAGATAGAATCCGTCACCATCAACGGCGACTTCTTCCTGGCAAAATTCATGGTCATCACCAAAACCGAGACCTTCAAAGACCCGGAGAACAACTGCGAGACGATGGTCTGCAAGCCCACCGTCGAAGCCTTTCTGATGGACCGTCACGGGTACGTGAAACCGGCCCGGGAACACGGGTTCGACTACTACGAACTCAACAGCCGTCTCTCATCGGTGCTTCTGCAGAAACTCTCACGGCTCTACCAACCCCTCCATGAAATCGGCCAGGATGAAACATACCTGGTTGATGAACTGAAGGGGATCGGTCTGCTCCCCCCACAACGGGAAGCGGTCAAGGCGGTCATCAAGGCGTATCGCTCAGGCCGCCGGGGCATTGGCATTCGTGCCAACACCGGCACCGGGAAAACATGGATGGCAAAAGCGGTGAAGTACCTCACTGAGGCCAAACGCACGGTGATGGTATCGGAGCCACAGCTCATCCCCCAGTTGGCAAAGGAGTACGCCAACGAAGGGTTCAATGTGCATGTCATCGACTCCTGGGAAGCCCTGAAGGAACTTTCTGCAACCAGGCCGCATGGTCTCTACCTGATCGCCTACACGCGGCTCCGCATGCACCCGAAATACCGGCTTTGCATCAAGAGTCGCAAAACCATCGTCAAGAAGGATGGCCACAGTTCCGTGGAATACACGGAAGTCTGCCCATCATGCCGTTCGCCTCTGTCAGAGAAGATCCGCAAGGGTGACAAACCCAAGTGCTCGTACTGCGGCGAACCACTCTTTACCTATATCCCGGAAAATGACCGACCTGTCATGACCTATCGTCGCTGGATCAGCGAGATCGAGAACAACGGCACCGCCACGGAAGCCCGGACGCACAACAAGCAGCTTCCGTACATCCGGCTCTTGAAGAGAATACCGTTCGACCTCGCCATCTTCGACGAAGCCCATAACGCTGCCAACCTGATGAGTAACCAGGGGACCGCGTTCATCCGGCTTGCGGCAACCTCCAAAAAGGTTCTCGCCCTCACCGCCACCGTGACCAACGGCATGGCAAAATCCATCTACAACATCCTGTGGGGCTTGAATCCAATGCAAATGCGGAGTGCCGGCTGGGAGATGAAGTCGGCCACTGATTTCCAGACGAAATACGGAGCGTTCAAGACCGTCAGGAAAACCGATGAGAAAAACCGTCACCGTGAATCGGAGCGTGTCACTACCTACGACACGGCTGGTATATCACCGGCAGCCCTTATCTTTACGATTCCCAATTTCGTCAATGTGGACAGTGACGACTTCGACGACCTGCCTCCTGTGGAACGGGAAGTCATCAAGTGTCAATCACACGCCCTGGTGGAAACCTGCCACCGGAGCATCGAAAACATCATCGACAAGGCAGACCTGCCGCCGGAAGACCTCCTGGCAGCTGCAGCCGTCCGCAATGCCGCGTTACTGCGCGTAAGCGATACGTTCCGGCATTACAACGACGAACTGAAACTGCGGGATATTCCGCTTGGCACGCTGCACCGGCTGTCGCTTCCCGACGGGGAGCTGCTGCTGGAAAAAGAAGAAAAACTGATCGGTATCGCCCAGGGGGTGATCGACAGGGGAGAGCGTCTGTTGGTTTATACAGGCAATACGCAGAAGATCGACATGCGCCCCGTCTTGAAACGCATCCTTCGGGATAACGTGCAGGGCGCCAGCATTGAGATCCTGCCCGACTCGGTTGCTCCAGAAAAGCTGGTCGGCTGGTTCGAGCAGGTAACGGCTCAGGTCGTTGTTGTCTCGTTCCACCGCGTCGCCACGGGTCTCAACCTATCCCAGTTCAATAACCTCGTCTGGTACGACTACACGTCCAACACCAGACTGGCAGAACAGGGAGACGGTAGAATCCGTCGTGTCAATACCGCTGACATCCACCGGGCCCAGTTCGGGGAAGTTCGTCCCGTTCGTTACTGGTATCTCACCTCTTCGGAAGTCCAGGCACTGCAGCTTGCCTACACCCTGGAGAAGAGGATGGTCGCCAAGCTCGCGGAAGGGGAAACACCGGACATCGACCCGGCTGAATGCAGCAGCAGCCAGTCGTTTTCATCCCTGATGACAAAAGCGCTCAAGGAGGGGAACTTTAACTACACGGACCCGTCGTCCCTGTTAAAGAAGATGACCCAGCACGAGAATGCCCGAGTCAGGGGGGACAACAAAGCAATGACACCGATCAAGAATAACATCATCCAACTGCCGGTCACCAGACCGGAACCTGCTCCAACTCCACCATCCATTTCCGTCATCCATTGTGAAGGCGGCAGAGAGGTCTCTCGGGACTTGCCATTCGGCATGTACCAGACCTTGCTGGATTCTGGAGCCCTGGAGTTCACCCTGTTCGGTGTCTATCTGCGTTCACCCCCACCACTGCGGAAACGCGCTTAG
- a CDS encoding Fic family protein yields MATTPAQRRLADALDVLKKLQDGGKTAVKSSDLTRLQRESLVSNGFLRLIVKGWYMPSRPGEDTGDSTPWYAAMRDFIHGYCDERFGDKWHVSAEYSLLLHAGTTISPRQVVIHSPLGKNGLLQLPDDCSILDYKAKDFPSSAKIQAVDGVRALILPLALIRVPEAFFVTFAQDAQIALHQLRDASELNRELLEGGHSTIAGRLAGALRASGRKELADDVLATMRAAGFVVNETNPFNVAPPSLQFTRAQSPYVLRMRLMWQAMRETVIACFPLEPGTPADIDKYMEVVEETYQTDAYHSLSIEGYRVTAELIQKVATGNWNPEDNASDAEAKNAMAAHGYWLAHNEVKATIRGILAGANPGAAFRLDHGSWYRKLFTPNVDAGFLKPADLAGYRADKVFIRNASHVPPSQEAVRDMMPELCDLLEAEPNAAVRAVLGHFLFVYIHPYFDGNGRLGRFLMNTMLASGGYPWTVIRIEQRSDYMAALEAASSRGEIKHFAEFIANSMLSQ; encoded by the coding sequence ATGGCAACAACGCCAGCACAACGCAGACTTGCAGATGCACTCGATGTCCTGAAAAAACTGCAGGATGGTGGGAAGACTGCAGTAAAATCGAGTGACCTGACTCGATTACAGCGGGAAAGTCTTGTCAGCAACGGATTCCTGCGACTGATTGTCAAAGGATGGTATATGCCATCACGCCCGGGAGAGGACACCGGTGACAGCACTCCCTGGTATGCGGCAATGCGTGACTTTATTCATGGCTACTGCGATGAGAGATTTGGCGATAAATGGCATGTATCGGCAGAATACTCATTGCTTTTACACGCCGGCACAACAATCTCGCCACGGCAGGTTGTGATTCACTCGCCGCTTGGGAAAAACGGCCTGTTGCAGCTACCGGACGATTGTTCAATCCTTGATTATAAGGCCAAGGATTTCCCGTCATCAGCAAAAATACAAGCCGTTGATGGAGTCAGAGCTCTAATCCTGCCTTTAGCACTCATCCGTGTGCCCGAAGCATTTTTCGTCACATTTGCACAGGATGCACAAATTGCCCTGCATCAACTTCGTGATGCATCAGAACTCAATCGCGAACTGCTTGAAGGGGGCCATAGTACAATTGCCGGGCGTCTTGCCGGTGCATTGCGGGCATCTGGCCGTAAAGAATTGGCGGATGATGTGTTAGCAACCATGCGGGCTGCAGGGTTTGTGGTGAACGAAACAAATCCATTTAACGTTGCACCACCAAGCCTGCAATTCACAAGAGCACAATCACCGTACGTTCTTCGTATGCGCTTGATGTGGCAAGCTATGAGGGAAACAGTAATTGCCTGTTTCCCACTCGAACCTGGCACTCCAGCAGATATTGATAAATATATGGAGGTTGTTGAGGAAACCTACCAGACCGATGCCTATCACTCTCTGTCGATTGAGGGGTACCGTGTAACTGCCGAGCTTATTCAGAAGGTTGCTACCGGAAACTGGAATCCCGAAGATAATGCTTCTGACGCAGAAGCAAAAAATGCCATGGCTGCTCATGGGTACTGGCTTGCGCATAATGAGGTTAAGGCAACGATCAGAGGCATTCTTGCAGGTGCAAACCCGGGCGCTGCATTCCGCCTGGATCACGGCTCATGGTATCGCAAGCTTTTCACGCCAAACGTCGATGCCGGCTTTCTCAAGCCGGCGGATCTAGCCGGTTATCGGGCAGACAAGGTATTTATCCGGAACGCATCCCATGTCCCGCCTTCCCAGGAAGCGGTCCGTGACATGATGCCGGAACTGTGCGACTTGCTGGAGGCGGAGCCCAACGCAGCCGTACGTGCCGTTCTTGGACATTTTCTTTTCGTGTACATCCATCCGTATTTTGATGGCAATGGTAGATTGGGCCGGTTCCTGATGAATACCATGCTGGCGTCTGGTGGGTATCCGTGGACAGTAATCCGCATTGAGCAACGAAGTGATTACATGGCTGCTCTGGAAGCAGCGAGTTCGCGGGGTGAGATAAAGCATTTTGCGGAATTCATTGCCAATTCGATGTTGTCACAATGA
- a CDS encoding helix-turn-helix domain-containing protein, whose product MHDVIDQDILSDKIREKMTSLDINQTQLSKMAGISPAALSQILSKERTASSVVLVKLANALGVSVDYLLGKTPEADFLDVIRYGKAKELISSFSSLTAKDQSRIFEMIELLKKT is encoded by the coding sequence ATGCACGATGTAATTGATCAAGACATTCTTTCAGATAAAATCCGTGAAAAGATGACGTCACTGGATATTAACCAAACCCAGCTGTCTAAAATGGCAGGTATTAGCCCCGCAGCACTGAGCCAAATTCTTAGTAAAGAGCGAACGGCCAGTAGCGTAGTTCTTGTTAAACTGGCGAATGCGCTTGGCGTTTCTGTTGATTACTTGCTTGGGAAAACGCCAGAAGCTGACTTTCTAGATGTAATTCGCTACGGGAAAGCTAAGGAACTCATTAGTAGCTTTTCTTCATTGACAGCAAAAGACCAGAGTCGCATTTTTGAAATGATAGAGCTCCTCAAGAAAACTTGA